CCATGCGCGCTCCGCTCCTCTTCGCTTCAACTGAAGGCTTGGAACAGCAGGATATCTGCTCCTCTTCGCCGGAGCCGGATTATCTCAGATGAAACGTCCGAACGTCGAAAGACGTCCCGCCCTGCGCCGGACGGGGCGTCGGATGATCGCCGGAAGCTACCCCTGAAGCTGTGAGCTGCGGGCCACGTTCGGGAAGCCGCCCGTTATCGCAACGACGGAGGACTTCGGCGGCGTCCCCGCACCGCCGGGCCACGTGCTGGTCGGCTCGTTGCGGTTCTCGGAGGTCTCGCCGGGGTGCTGTATGGCGAGAAAGAGCGTCTGCCCGTCGGGGGTCATGGCCGGACCGGTAAGCTCGGCGGCTATGGGCGCGCTTGCAAACTGGTAGACCTCCGAACCCCTGACTCCGCCGTCGAGGTCCGTCGGGAGCATGAACGCGCCGTTGTTGCGGAAGCTTGTGTAGATGCCCTCGTTCATCCCGCTCGAAGACATGTCGGTGACAACCCAGAGGTTGTTCTGGTTGTCGAACATAAGGTTGTCGGGGGAGGCGAAGCCGGTCTGCGGGCCGCCGGCGGCAAAGACCTCGAAGGTGAAAGCCTCGGCGGTCGGGTCGTCGCCCTCCTCGGTCATGCGGATGATCTGACCGTAGAAGTTCCCGTGCGACTCGTTGTTGGTGAGGGCGCAGTAGACCTGCCCGGTCTCGGGGTGGACCTCGATGTCCTCGCAGCGGTCCATCGGGGTTCCGAACGTCGGGCCGTCCTCCTCCTGCGGAACGGCGGCGGCCTCGTAGACGCGGGTCAGGAGGTCGCCCTGATCCTGAAAACCGTTCTCCCCGAAGACCGGGTTGGCCTCGAAGTCCATCGCGTTCCACCTGCCCTGCGAGAAGTCCGCAACGTAGAGCATCCCGTCCGTGAGCAGGTCCATGTTGGCCTGGCGGTTGCCCGCTTCGTAGGTTCCGCTGGAGACGAACTTGTAGATGCACTGGTCTATCTCGTCGTGGCCGGTGTAGACAACGACGCGGTTGTCCGGCGCGATGGTGATGGCGGCGTTCTCGTGACGCAGCCTGCCGAGCCACGAGTGCTTGCGGGGTTTGGACTCCGGATCAAAGGGGTCCACCTCAAAAACCCAGCCGTAGTGCTCGGGGGGCTGGGTGTTCTCCGGGTCGTCAAGCCAGCGGTAGCTCTCCTCGATCGGGTAGTCTTCCGGTTCGGCGGTCGTGCCGGACTTCGGCTCGCCGTCCTCGCCGGTGAACTGGCCGTAGTAGTCTTGGAAGTTCTCCTCACAGGAGAGAATGGTGTTCCAGGGGGTGAGGCCGCCGCCGCAGTTGGCGAGCGAGCCTATCATCTCCGTTGCCCCCATCACCGCGTCCGACCCGCGCGCCGGGCCGGTTACGTCCATCGGGGTCGTGGCGTCTATGCGGCGGTTCATCGGGTCGTCCGCCACAAAAGACCATGTATCGCCCTCGCGCCTCACCCTTACAACCGCCCCGCCGACGCCGGATTTCTCTTTGTCTATCTGCTCCTTGGTCTTCTCCGTCTCGGCGTTGCCGTACTCTCCGTCGTACTCGGAGAAGAAAAGCGGGTTTATGTACTCGTGGTTGACCCAGAGCAGCCCGTCGGTTGAGTTGTCTCCGCCGTCGAGCGCGTCTATCGGGAGATAGGCGAGGTAATCGTTGTGGTCCCCGAAGTTCATCCCGCCGCCCATATCGTCTTCGGACGAGAGGATAACGTTGTATTTGAAGCCTTCGGGTACGATGAGATCGTCAGCGTCGGTCGGTTCGATGGCCGTGAAAAACGGACGGGTCCCCGAGGGAGCCGAGCCGCCCTCGGAACCCTGGGCGTTCGTCTCCTCGTCTGCCTCCTGCGCGACGGCGTGCTTCGGGAACAACCCCGAACTCCCGGCGGCCAGAGCGGCCGAACCCGTCCCGAGAAAGGTCAGGAAGCTGCGGCGGCTCATGCCTTCGCGCTGCTGGGAGAGGTCCCGGGCCCGTTTCCCGGCCTTGGTCCTGAGGATGCTCGGCCCGGCCGGAGCGGGAACTCCGGGCCCTTCCCCACCGTCGTTTTCTCTACCGGAAGGCCCTTCCGCGTAGACGCTCGTATCTTCTGTATCTCTGTCTTTCCTCAAGGCTGCAACCTCCTGAAAATCGCTGATCCCGGCTCAGAGAAAGATAATAAAGATGAGACGCCCCCTGTGGTTTCAGGCGCGTTAAACGAGCTTTAAATTGCTCTGAAACGCCCCCCGTCTCTTCCCGAGAAACACCCGGTGCAACGAACATTTAAGCCGCTTTTCGCGGTGTTTTAACAACGGGCTCGAAGACCGCGCCTAGAATCCATCCTCATGCAGGCACCAGCATCTTCCGGCGTTCCGGCTCGAACACCGCGGGCCGGCCTTGGGTTGCAGGCCTCGCTGCTCGGTCTCCTGCTGATGGGGGTCTCCGTGGTCTGGGGCGGCTCCGGCGCGCTTTTATCTCCAGGCGTCCTGCCGCTGTCAGACTCTGAGGGGACACGGGGAAACGACGTACTCCGGGCCGGTTCCGAGGGCGGTCTTCTCCCCGGCTTCGCGGGCGACGATGCAATGTACGGCGGACCGGGGGGCGATGTGATGATCGGCGGTTACGGAGACGACTTCTTCGAGGTCGCGGGCGGGGGCCCGGACCACGTTTCCTGCGGGCCCGGCACCGACCTCGTAAACGCCGACGGGTCCGACGTGGTCTCCGCTGCCTGTGAGACCGTCTACCTCTCGCCGTAACCCGGGCTTACGACCGGGAAAAGACCCGGTGACCGGGCTTCAGCCGGCGAAGGTCCCCTGCGCCCGGCGGAGCGGGGCCGGCTCCGGGGTGGAGCGGAGCGGCGGACGTGAAGGTCATGCTCGTAGTCCCCGACGGCCGCGGGCCGGACGCCTTGCGCGCCTCCGGCGGATCGTTCTCCGGGGCGTTCGGGCGCGATGTCATCCCCGGCCTTGAGGTCTTTACGGGCGGGAGATTCCCCTCTATCCGGATGGTTCCGGAGTCCATACTGGACCGCCGGGCACCGCACAACTAAGGCTTCGTGCGGGATAACGGCTTCGTCCTGACCGCCTACAGCGGGGGCGAGCTCTCCGGCCGGGGCGAAAAAGAAAAGTCTCGGATCAGACCGGCCTCGCACTCGGAGGCGTGGTCCGCGCACGACGAGAAGTTTACTTTGTGGAGCTTTGGTTAACCTATGTTTAAATCCGGTTTCAGAGCTGTTTAACCAGAATGCCCCTGGAGGTTGTTACCATTCAGCGTTATGTCCGAACACCGAGCCTTGTTCAAAAAGGTTAGAGAGGTAAGCCTCAAGGCCGACAGGTTCGCCGGAGACGGCGCTTCCGGCGGCTCGGTGCCTTCGGCGGCCTCGGCAAAGCAATCGTGGTTCGGACCCGGAGCCTTTGTCTGGTGCTGCGCCGTGCTGTACGGCGCGGTGTTCAGCCTGCTCACCATCCGGCGCCACGAGACGTATTCCTCGGCGCGCTTCGACCTGGCCAACATGGATCAGGCCATCTGGAACTCGGCCAACGGTAGGATACTGGAGGTTACCGGGGAGGCCGGGGAGAACCTGACCCGGCTCGTAAACCACGCGGACTTCCTGCTTTTGGCCTACGTTCCGCTTTACTGGCTCTGGGAGAGTCCCTACTGGCTGCTCGTCTCGCAGTCGCTGATCGTGGGCCTCGGGGCGGTGCCGCTGTACTGGCTTGCCCGGCGTTTCATCGGACGGGCGTGGCCGGCGGCGATGATCTCGGCGGCCTATCTCTTCAATCCCGGGCTTCAGTCGGCGAACACCTTCGACTTCCACGCGCAGACGCTCGCTCCGACGTTCCTGCTCTTCGCCTTCCACTACCTGCTTGCGAGGCGTCTCCTGCCGTTCGTGGGGTTTGCGGTTCTGGCCTCGCTCTGCAAGGAGGAGATCTCGCTCATGGTCGCGATGATGGGCGCGTACGTCTTTGTCTTTGAGCGGCGGTTCGTTCTTGGGGCCTCCGTTCTGGCGGCGGGGTTCGGATACTTCGCGCTTGTGATGGGGGTTATCATCCCGTCCTTCAACGACGGCACGACAAGCGAGCTGGTCGAGGGGCGCTACGGCGAGGTCGGCGGGTCGATGGGGGGGATGGCCCGAACGCTTCTAACCGACCCGGCCGCCATTCTGGGACACGCTCTCTCGGGGGGGAAGCCGGGGTATATCCTTGATCTCCTCGGCGCGGGGGTGTTTATCTGCCTGCTCGCGCCGGGTCTGCTCCTTATCGCCTTGCCGGAGCTTGCGATAAACCTGCTCAGCAACCGGGCGCAGATGTCGAACGCCAACTATCATTACTCGGCTACGATCTGGCCCTTCGTCTACCTCGCGACCGCCGCCGGGATAGCGAAGATCACCGGCCTCGCCGGGAGGCTCTTCTCGGGTCGCGCCTGGCGGGACGACCTGCTGAAGGTTCTGCCCGGGGTCCTTGCGTTCTGGGTGTTGCTGTTCGGGGTCTACCTCGACCTGCTCAACGGACCCGTCCCCGTCTCACCCAACTACGTGCAGAACCCGGTCGTTATGCGGGGGCTGCCGGACGAGTACATCGCAAACCTCGACGAAGCCGTAGCCGCGATACCCGACGATCCGGGCGTGAGCGTAACGGCGAGCAACTGGATCGCCCCGCACCTCGCCCACCGCGAGACGCTCTACCTCTTCCCGACGCTGGAAGGTTCGGGCGGCCCGGCGGACTACGTCGTCGTTGACCTCTACCGGGCCAGCTACTTTACCGGGGTCGACCGCCAGCGCGGACAGCGCGTCCTTGAAAGGCTGATAGAAGACCCCCGGTACCGGGCGATATACATCGCGCCCAACGTAACCGTCTTCGAGCGAACCCCCGGCTGACCGCAGGAAAAGGCCGGGCCGATCTCTCCTTCCGCCCCCGCAATCCACCTCCTTGACCGTTACGAGGGGATGGCGGATATAGCCCGTTCTATGCTCTCTTCGGAGTGTTCGAGGTCCTCCAGCTCCCCGGCGAGGTAGCGTTCGTAGGCAACCATGTCGAAGTACCCGTGGCCGCAGAGGTTGAAGAGGATCGTCTTTCTCTCCCCGGCCTCCTTTGCCTGCAGGGCAAGGTCCCGAACGGCCTTTATAGCGTGCGTGACCTCCGGGGCCGGGATGATCCCCTCGGCCTTCGCGAACTCGAGCCCGGCGGCGAACGTCGCGTTCTGCGGGTACGCGACGGCCTCGACCATGTTCTCGTGTACAAGCGCGGAGAGGATCGGCGAGTCCCCGTGATACCGCAGGCCCCCGGCGTGTATCCCCGGAGGTACAAACGAGCTTCCGAGGGTGTACATCTTCATCATCGGGGTCATCCCCGCAGCGTCCCCGAAGTCGTAGGTGAAGCGGCCCTTTGTAAGCGTCGGACAGGACGACGGCTCGACGGCGATAAGGCGCGTGTTCCTGCCGTTTGCAAGGTTCTCGCGCAGAAACGGGAACGCGACCCCGCCGAAGTTCGACCCGCCGCCCGCGCACCCGACAACGATATCCGGGTACTCCCCGGCCATCTCGAACTGCTCCAGAGCCTCCTCCCCGATAACGGTCTGGTGCATAAGGACGTGGTTCAGAACGGAGCCCAATGAGTACTTCGCCCCGCTTACGACAGCGTCCTCGACGGCCTCGCTTATGGCGATGCCGAGGCTCCCCGGTGAGTCGGGGTCTTTGCCGAGTATGCCGCGTCCGGCGTTCGTGCGGTCGGTGGGGCTCGGGAAGACCTCCGCGCCGAAGGTCTCCATCATCATCCGGCGGTACGGTTTCTGGGCGTAGCTGATCCTGACCATGTAGACCGTGCACTCAAGGCCCATCGCCTGACAGGCAAAGGCCAGCGACGAGCCCCACTGCCCCGCGCCGGTCTCGGTCGTCAGCCTCCTGACTCCGGCCTCGCGGTTGTAGTAGGCCTGCGGGACGGCGGTGTTCGGTTTGTGGCTTCCGGTGGGGGAGACGCCCTCGTACTTGTAGTAGATGTGCGCCGGGGTATCGAGGACTTTTTCGAGGCGCCGGGCGCGGAACAGGGGCGTCGGACGCCAGAGGGAGTAGATCTCCCGCACCTCTTCCGGGATCTCGACGTAGCGTTCGGTCGAGACCTCCTGCTCGATGATGGCCTTCGGGAAGATCGGGGCGAAGGCGTCCGGCCCGACCGGCTTGCGGGTGTCAGGGGCGACGGGCGGCGCGAGGTCGAAGGGGAGGTCGGGTGCGATGTTGTACCAGGAGCGGGGCATCCGGCTCTCGTCAAGGAGATACTTTGTCTGGTCCATCTTGGCCTCCGTTCGGACTCCGCTTTTTGTCGGGGTCAGCTTAACGGGTCGCGGGGCCTCGCGGAAGCCGGGGTTTCGTGGTCAGGCAATATGCCCTGCGTTACACTAGTCGGCGCTCCGTACCGGGGCGTTTACGCAGCGCAGACGGTGCGGTATATCGAGTGACGGGATGGTTTGAATTTGCAGGCGAGGGTAGACATCGAGGCGCGAGAGGCGAACGACGGGCTGTCGAGCGGCTTCCGCGCCGCTCTGTCGAACTACTACGAGCGGCGGTGGCTTGTTCTGTACCTGGCCCGCAGGCAACTCTTCGCCGGGTATCAGGGTTCGTTTCTCGGGGTGGCGTGGGCCTTCCTGACGCCGCTTCTTCTGGTGGTTCTCTATACCCTGATCTTCTCGGAGATCATCGGCATCCGGTTTCGGGATGTGGAGGGGGACAACTCCCTTAACTTCGGGCTGTACCTGTACTGCGGCCTTTTGCCGTTCCTCGCCTTCTCCGAGGCCCTGAACCGCTCGGCCGCGATGATCAAAAGCAACAGCCAGTACGTAAAGAATCTTGTCTTTCCGACGGAGGTGCTGCCGCTCTCGACAACGCTCGGGACGCTTGTGGACAAGCTTTTCGGCTTTGTCGTGCTCGCCGGGGTGCTGCTGTTTCTGGAGGGGCGACTGAACTGGACGCTCGTGCTGGTCCCCGTCCTTATGGGCCTGCAGATGATATTCGTTCTGGGGCTCAGCTACATCTTCGCGACCCTCGGCGCGCTCGTGCCGGACATCCGCTCGACGCTTCAGGCCGTGGTCCGGGTCATGTTCTTTGCGACGCCCATAATCTGGCCGGTAAGTCAGGTGCCGGATCACCTGAGCTGGGTGGTTACCATCAACCCGCTGGCGTTTCTGGTGGAGGCTTACCGCGGCATCGTGCTCGAGGGTACGCTCCCGCCGCTCTGGCACACCGGGGTCTTCGCGCTCTTCAGCGTCGCCCTGCTTGTCGGGGGGCTTGCGCTGTTTTTGAAGGTCAAGCCGAGATTCGCGGACCTCGTATGAAGGGGGTGCGCGGTGAGGTCTCCCTTAAAGAGATCTCAAAAGTCTTCAAGATCTACGACAGCGGCAGGGACCGCCTGCTGGACGCGCTCCCCTTCGGGGGCTCGGAGCGGGGCAGGAATTTCTACGCCCTGCGGGACGTGAGCCTAGACATCGAACCCGGCACCACGATGGGGTTTCTCGGGCGGAACGGAGCGGGCAAGAGCACGCTCCTGCGGGTGATCTCGGGGAACCTCCAGCCGACCAGAGGAAAAGTCCGGATAGTTGGGCAGCCGATATTTCTCCAGATGGGGGCCGGTTTCAACCCGGACTACACGGGCCGCGAGAACGTGATGCTGAACGGCCTGATCCTCGGCCTCGAACGGAAGAAGATCCTCCAGCGCTTCGATGAGATCGCGGCCTTCGCGGATATCGGGGACTTTATAGATCAACCCGTCAGAACTTATTCGAGCGGGATGCGTGCCCGGCTGGGTTTCGCGGTGGCGGTGAACGTCGAGCCGGACATCCTGATAGTGGACGAAGCCCTCTCGGTCGGGGACGCGGTCTTCAAGCAAATGGGTATTCAGAGGATGAACGAACTCCGGGATTCCGGCTCGACCATCCTTTTCGTCAGCCACGGCATCTCGACGGTGCGGAGCTTCTGCGACCGGGCGGCCCTGCTGCACGACGGGCGGCTGCTCTCGGTCGGGGAGACGGCCGATGTCGCCGACGAGTACCAGGCCCTGGTGGCGAAGCTCTCCGCACAGAACCCGAACCTCTCGAACGACCTGGAAGACGTCCCGGACGAGGAGGACGACGCCGTAGCCGCGTCTGCACCGATCGCGCCGGGCGGGATGCGTCGTGGTTCGGGGGAGGTGAGGGTCCGGTCGGTCGAGACCATGTCCGGCGACGGCTCCCCGCTGGGCGTTCTCCGCCCCGGCGATGCCATGAAGATCCGCCTCACCCTTTCGGCGAAGCAGGAAGTCGGACCGCTCTTGTGCGGTATCACCCTCAGAAACAGAACCGGGCTCGAGGTGTTCTCGACGGACACCAGAAGGGAGGGGCTGAAGCTGGAGGTCGAGGCCGGGGAAGAGGCCGTCGTGGATTTCACGCTCGAGTTGCCCCTGCAGCCCGGAAACTACGGCATCGTCTCCTTTGTCTCGGGCGAGCACGACCGAAAGCAGTTCTTTGACTGGATCGGGGTCTCCGGGACGTTCGAGATCACGAAGGTAGAACGTTCCGACGAAACCCCCGGCCTCGTGCGGCTCCCCGTCCACGTCGAGTCTCACCGCACGGGGCGCGAAGCCTGACCCGAGGCGTGTGCCGGGAGCGCCGGTGATCTAGAATCCAGACGCTTCGTCCAGAAGACGCTTCGCCCGAACTTGCGTAGAGGCTCACCGGAGGGCAGAGAGTTCTAGTCGCCGCCGATATAGGAGGAACGAAGGTCAGGGTCGCTACGTTCGACCCGGCTTCCGGCTGGGCCGACGGCCCCCTCGACGAACGCGACTTCCCGACCCCCCGCGAGGGCGACGTCTCCGAGGGCCTGGCCGACATAATCCGCACGATGACCGGGAGCAGGAAGATATCCGCCGTTGGAGCGGGCTGTCCCGGTCCGCTCGATCCGCAGCGGGGCGTTGTCCTGAACCCCCCGAACCTCTCCGAAAGCTGGTGGAACCTCGACGTACCCGGGAGCCTCTCGAGGCACCTCGGCGTCCCGCCGGGGCACATCGCCGTGGACAACGACTGCAACCTCGCCGCGCTCGGCGAGTGGCGGTTCGGGGCCGGACGCCAGTACCCTTCGACGCTCTACGTTACGGTCTCGACGGGCGTCGGAGGCGGGCTGGTCGTGGACGGAGAGATCTACTCCGGCTCGAGGGGCTTCGCCGCCGAGGTCGGGCACATGAAGCTCACCGACGAGCCGTTCTGGTGCGGCTGCGGCAGGACGGGTTGCGTCGAGTCGGCCATCTCCGGCCCGTCCATCGTTCGCCGCGCCAGAGAATCCGGCTGGACCCCGAAAGGCGGCTCTGACCCGACGACCCGCGATATCTTCGAGGCCGCAAACTCCGGGGACAGAGCGGCCTACGGGATAATCGAGCTCGCCGCCGGATATTTCGCGGAGGCTCTGGTGAACTTTGTCTACGCTTACGACCCGGCGGTAATCGTTGTCGGCGGGGGGGTTACGGATCAGGACCTGTTTATGCGCCTCACCTTCGACGCGATGAACCTTGTCCCGATGATGCCGGCCTTCCGGGGCGTTCCGGTCGTGAAGGCCGCGCTCGGTGGGCGCAGCGTAGTGGCCGGGGCCTTTGTACTCGCCGGACATATCGCCGGGATGGCGGGCGAGCCTGAGTATCCCGACCCTCTCTAGTGGAGCGGGCTCTTCTCGAGACGGTCGGTGAGGCTGGCAGAGTTTCTCGGGATACGGACCGGGCGGGCTTCTTGTCTGGATGGTGTCCTGTTCTGCAAGGCCGTTCTCCGCCACGAGGGCGATGATGTTAAAGAAGGGATTCCGGGAGCTGAAGGAGACGAAGCCCCGCGTCGTGACCCCGTTCTTGAGTACCATCTCCTGCTGGTCCCCGGTGCAGATCGCGCCGTAGCCGTAGTTCGCGCGGTCGAAAAACTTTGTGTGCGGGTTGTCCGGGACGGCTTCTTGCACCATGAGGAAAAAGACATGCGGGAAGGACAAGGGAACGGAGGTGCAGATGTATCCGGTGCGACGGTGCGGATGGCGGTGTTGTCGGGGTCGAAGTCGGTCTTGAGGTCGTGGACCCAGGAGCGGTGGATGTCGCTGGTCAGGGTGATCGGGTTCCGAACCCCTTTCCTGTCAAGGTAGCTGATGAGTTGATTGCGGGCCGCGACGCAGCCGTCTTACTGCTCCAAATTGAAGAACTCCATGTCGGGGCTTCCTGCATCTGCGGCGTTGGGGACCTCCGCGGCCGGCGAGCGAGAAACTCCGCGGCAAGCGGCGACTGGACCATCTCGTAGAGCATCGCCGGCGCAAAGAAGGCCGCCAGTCCAAGCTCAACTCGGACCACCGCCCGCCGCGTACTCGATCTTTGTTTCCCACAGGATCCTCCAACATCTCGTCCACTCGCACGCTGACAAGCAGGGTACTCGCACACCTCAGCAAACAAAAGAGAGGGTCCGCCGTAGCAAACCCTCATCGTGACAGGCTCGGGGAGCTTCTACGAGCCTGCCGGACCGTTACCGAGGTTCTTGTTGTTCGCGCCGGCGCGCTTCTCGAACGGGCCGTAGATAGCGTAGGTGACCGCTGGCTGGGCCCCACCTATAGGCTGTCCGCTCTCGTCCACCCCGCGGTCGCCTTGCTGGTTGAGGTAGAAGGTCTGCCCATCGGGGGCAAAGCAACCTCCGCAGAACTCCGTGTCGTTGGTTATCGTTCCGGCGAAGTTGTAGATCTCGCCGTCCTGGGTCACGCCGCGGACGAACTGCTCGCCGCCGGAGTCCTCCTGCAGGAAGATGTCCTGCGTCTGCGGAACGATGACGACGTTGTCCGGGTTCTCCAGCGTGTTGCGGTCGGTGGAGATGTAGATCAGGGTAAGCACCTCGCGGCCCGGGTCGTACTCCCAGATCTGCCCGAGGTTCTGCGGGCCGCCGGTCGTACAGTCGAAATACACCTTGAAGCCGCCACCCTGCGAGGAGGCCCACATGCCCTCCTGGCGGTCGAAGAAGGCCGCGCCGCGGTCGATGGCCTGGATGCGCGTCGGCGTGAGGCCGGACACGCGGTCGCGTCGGTTGTCCGTGTCGTCGTCGTGATCGGGCTCGGGCACCGGCACCCACTCGACCGGGAACGACGCGCCGGGGGTGACGACGCGGTCCATGTTCATCCGGGGCGAGCCCTTGATGGCCAGAGCCTCGAGCGGGCCGGTGGTCTCAGCGAAGTTGCCCGACTGTCCGACCCGCTGGTCCGGGGTGTAGCGATAGAGAACGGCGCCGATCTGGCCGACAACAGGGTCGGCCTGAATGTTGCGATCCTCGGTCTGGTAGAGGATGCCCGAGCGCCAGGTGGTCGCTTCGTGCGCGAAGCGGCCCATCTGCGGGATCGGCACAGCGACAACAGGTTCGTCGGACATCGCGTCGACCTCGAAGTTGTAGCCATGCTTGAGGCTGTTCTCGCCAGTTCCGGTCCGCTTGACAACCTCCTCGCAGGTCATCCACTTCTTGAAGGGCAGCTCGCCACCCGCGCAGTTGGTCGAGGTGCCGCCAAGAATCGCGAAGTTGTCGACCACGGTGTACTCGTAGAGTTCCTGACCGCTTTGCGGATCGCGCTCCCCGGTCCTCTCGCGCTCGACCACGAGCTTGGTGCAGCCGCCGAAGGACGTCTCGTCGTACTCAAGCGCAGGGCCGGTGATGACCTTGATCTCGCCAGGCCGCTCACGGTTCTCGTGGTTGCGGATCAGCACCGTCCGCTTGCCGTTGCCGCCAACGCCTCCGCCCGTGTCCGGGTAGGCGCCCATCGCGTCGAAGATGCCGGGGGTCGGGCGACCATCGCGCATCGGCGTACCCTGACGGTCGATGATCTGGTAGTTGAATGCTTTCGGAAGACGCAGGTCACCCTTCGGCACGAGCGGACCGTAGCCCGTCGCTGCCGATGGCGCCTGACCCTCCGCCACACGCGCCCCGAGGGCGCCGAGCGGGCTCCCGCTGAGCATCAACGTCGCAGCGGTCGCTCCCCCCAGACCCAGGAAAGCTCGGCGGCTTATGGGACCTGGCTTGCCTTCGATGATTTCGTCCGACCTGTCCTGAATACTCAAGAAACCTCCTCTGAACCTCGGCTTTCTCTTAACGCGGCAGAAGGTTAGCAACGGAGGTTCAATGTATGGTT
This sequence is a window from Rubrobacter indicoceani. Protein-coding genes within it:
- a CDS encoding PhoX family protein; translation: MRKDRDTEDTSVYAEGPSGRENDGGEGPGVPAPAGPSILRTKAGKRARDLSQQREGMSRRSFLTFLGTGSAALAAGSSGLFPKHAVAQEADEETNAQGSEGGSAPSGTRPFFTAIEPTDADDLIVPEGFKYNVILSSEDDMGGGMNFGDHNDYLAYLPIDALDGGDNSTDGLLWVNHEYINPLFFSEYDGEYGNAETEKTKEQIDKEKSGVGGAVVRVRREGDTWSFVADDPMNRRIDATTPMDVTGPARGSDAVMGATEMIGSLANCGGGLTPWNTILSCEENFQDYYGQFTGEDGEPKSGTTAEPEDYPIEESYRWLDDPENTQPPEHYGWVFEVDPFDPESKPRKHSWLGRLRHENAAITIAPDNRVVVYTGHDEIDQCIYKFVSSGTYEAGNRQANMDLLTDGMLYVADFSQGRWNAMDFEANPVFGENGFQDQGDLLTRVYEAAAVPQEEDGPTFGTPMDRCEDIEVHPETGQVYCALTNNESHGNFYGQIIRMTEEGDDPTAEAFTFEVFAAGGPQTGFASPDNLMFDNQNNLWVVTDMSSSGMNEGIYTSFRNNGAFMLPTDLDGGVRGSEVYQFASAPIAAELTGPAMTPDGQTLFLAIQHPGETSENRNEPTSTWPGGAGTPPKSSVVAITGGFPNVARSSQLQG
- a CDS encoding DUF2079 domain-containing protein; translation: MSEHRALFKKVREVSLKADRFAGDGASGGSVPSAASAKQSWFGPGAFVWCCAVLYGAVFSLLTIRRHETYSSARFDLANMDQAIWNSANGRILEVTGEAGENLTRLVNHADFLLLAYVPLYWLWESPYWLLVSQSLIVGLGAVPLYWLARRFIGRAWPAAMISAAYLFNPGLQSANTFDFHAQTLAPTFLLFAFHYLLARRLLPFVGFAVLASLCKEEISLMVAMMGAYVFVFERRFVLGASVLAAGFGYFALVMGVIIPSFNDGTTSELVEGRYGEVGGSMGGMARTLLTDPAAILGHALSGGKPGYILDLLGAGVFICLLAPGLLLIALPELAINLLSNRAQMSNANYHYSATIWPFVYLATAAGIAKITGLAGRLFSGRAWRDDLLKVLPGVLAFWVLLFGVYLDLLNGPVPVSPNYVQNPVVMRGLPDEYIANLDEAVAAIPDDPGVSVTASNWIAPHLAHRETLYLFPTLEGSGGPADYVVVDLYRASYFTGVDRQRGQRVLERLIEDPRYRAIYIAPNVTVFERTPG
- a CDS encoding TrpB-like pyridoxal phosphate-dependent enzyme, which encodes MDQTKYLLDESRMPRSWYNIAPDLPFDLAPPVAPDTRKPVGPDAFAPIFPKAIIEQEVSTERYVEIPEEVREIYSLWRPTPLFRARRLEKVLDTPAHIYYKYEGVSPTGSHKPNTAVPQAYYNREAGVRRLTTETGAGQWGSSLAFACQAMGLECTVYMVRISYAQKPYRRMMMETFGAEVFPSPTDRTNAGRGILGKDPDSPGSLGIAISEAVEDAVVSGAKYSLGSVLNHVLMHQTVIGEEALEQFEMAGEYPDIVVGCAGGGSNFGGVAFPFLRENLANGRNTRLIAVEPSSCPTLTKGRFTYDFGDAAGMTPMMKMYTLGSSFVPPGIHAGGLRYHGDSPILSALVHENMVEAVAYPQNATFAAGLEFAKAEGIIPAPEVTHAIKAVRDLALQAKEAGERKTILFNLCGHGYFDMVAYERYLAGELEDLEHSEESIERAISAIPS
- a CDS encoding ABC transporter permease: MQARVDIEAREANDGLSSGFRAALSNYYERRWLVLYLARRQLFAGYQGSFLGVAWAFLTPLLLVVLYTLIFSEIIGIRFRDVEGDNSLNFGLYLYCGLLPFLAFSEALNRSAAMIKSNSQYVKNLVFPTEVLPLSTTLGTLVDKLFGFVVLAGVLLFLEGRLNWTLVLVPVLMGLQMIFVLGLSYIFATLGALVPDIRSTLQAVVRVMFFATPIIWPVSQVPDHLSWVVTINPLAFLVEAYRGIVLEGTLPPLWHTGVFALFSVALLVGGLALFLKVKPRFADLV
- a CDS encoding ABC transporter ATP-binding protein, producing the protein MKGVRGEVSLKEISKVFKIYDSGRDRLLDALPFGGSERGRNFYALRDVSLDIEPGTTMGFLGRNGAGKSTLLRVISGNLQPTRGKVRIVGQPIFLQMGAGFNPDYTGRENVMLNGLILGLERKKILQRFDEIAAFADIGDFIDQPVRTYSSGMRARLGFAVAVNVEPDILIVDEALSVGDAVFKQMGIQRMNELRDSGSTILFVSHGISTVRSFCDRAALLHDGRLLSVGETADVADEYQALVAKLSAQNPNLSNDLEDVPDEEDDAVAASAPIAPGGMRRGSGEVRVRSVETMSGDGSPLGVLRPGDAMKIRLTLSAKQEVGPLLCGITLRNRTGLEVFSTDTRREGLKLEVEAGEEAVVDFTLELPLQPGNYGIVSFVSGEHDRKQFFDWIGVSGTFEITKVERSDETPGLVRLPVHVESHRTGREA
- a CDS encoding ROK family protein, translating into MGGTKVRVATFDPASGWADGPLDERDFPTPREGDVSEGLADIIRTMTGSRKISAVGAGCPGPLDPQRGVVLNPPNLSESWWNLDVPGSLSRHLGVPPGHIAVDNDCNLAALGEWRFGAGRQYPSTLYVTVSTGVGGGLVVDGEIYSGSRGFAAEVGHMKLTDEPFWCGCGRTGCVESAISGPSIVRRARESGWTPKGGSDPTTRDIFEAANSGDRAAYGIIELAAGYFAEALVNFVYAYDPAVIVVGGGVTDQDLFMRLTFDAMNLVPMMPAFRGVPVVKAALGGRSVVAGAFVLAGHIAGMAGEPEYPDPL
- a CDS encoding alkaline phosphatase PhoX, whose amino-acid sequence is MSIQDRSDEIIEGKPGPISRRAFLGLGGATAATLMLSGSPLGALGARVAEGQAPSAATGYGPLVPKGDLRLPKAFNYQIIDRQGTPMRDGRPTPGIFDAMGAYPDTGGGVGGNGKRTVLIRNHENRERPGEIKVITGPALEYDETSFGGCTKLVVERERTGERDPQSGQELYEYTVVDNFAILGGTSTNCAGGELPFKKWMTCEEVVKRTGTGENSLKHGYNFEVDAMSDEPVVAVPIPQMGRFAHEATTWRSGILYQTEDRNIQADPVVGQIGAVLYRYTPDQRVGQSGNFAETTGPLEALAIKGSPRMNMDRVVTPGASFPVEWVPVPEPDHDDDTDNRRDRVSGLTPTRIQAIDRGAAFFDRQEGMWASSQGGGFKVYFDCTTGGPQNLGQIWEYDPGREVLTLIYISTDRNTLENPDNVVIVPQTQDIFLQEDSGGEQFVRGVTQDGEIYNFAGTITNDTEFCGGCFAPDGQTFYLNQQGDRGVDESGQPIGGAQPAVTYAIYGPFEKRAGANNKNLGNGPAGS